The Elaeis guineensis isolate ETL-2024a chromosome 12, EG11, whole genome shotgun sequence sequence GGAAATCACTTCTCTAATATATCGTCAGCACTGCAAATCCTACAGAGTTGCCCCAACCTCACTAGTTTGGTCCTTACCAAGAATTTCCAAGATGGTGAAATGATGCCTTCTGCTGGGATTGAAGGATTTGAGAAGATGGAGGTTCTTGTGATTGCAAATTGTCTTCTCTCCGGTTCGATTCCACCCTGGTTGGCAAATTTGACCAGGTTGAATGTCTTGGACATATCATGGAACCACTTGAGTGGGAACATCCCTTCATGGTTAGGAAATCTGGAGTATCTTTTTTACTTGGATATTTCAAATAACTCACTCACTGGACAGATTCCTGATAGCTTGACAAAAATGAAGAGCCTTACATCTAGCAACATAACGCAGCAAGGGCCCTCGATGCAGGATTTTCCATTCTACATCAAACGGAATTCGACAGGAAAGGGATTGCAGTATAATCAGGTCAGCAGCTTTCCACCATCATTGATTCTGTGTCATAACAAGCTTGTTGGACCAATCTTGCCAGGCTTTGGGGACCTTGTGAAGCTGCATGCGTTGGACCTAGGCTGGAACAATCTCTCAGGAACCATACCTGAGGAGTTGTCAGGCATGTTGAGCTTAGAGTTCTTAGATTTGTCACATAATAATCTCAGTGGAAGCATACCGTCCTCTTTGGCCAAGCTGAGTTTTCTGTCGAGTTTCAACGTAGCTTACAATGATTTGGTTGGACAGATCCCGACAGGAGGCCAGTTCTTGACCTTCTCGAGTGATGATTTCATAGGGAACCCAGGTCTCTGTGGCATTCACTCATCCCCTTGCTCTACCGGCACTCCTTCAGAATCTGTGAGCAGACGAAGGAAGAATAAAGGTGTCGTTGTAAGCATGGCACTTGGAATTGGATTAGGGACTGTTTTTATTCTCGCTTTTATCTACTTTGCTGTGTCAAGGACTAATTCTAGAAGACAAGAGGACAATGCCAAGGTGGTGGCAGATGCCGACGAAAACTTAGAATCTGCTGGGTCTAGTTTGGTGCTTCTGTTTCAAAACAAGGACAACAAGGGGCTTAGCATCAATGATATCATAAAAGCTACCAACAACTTTGATCAGACATATATTATAGGATGTGGAGGATTTGGTCTAGTCTACAAGGCAACTCTACCCAATGGGAGGAAGGTTGCTATCAAACGGCTTTCCGGTGACTATTTTCAGATGGAGAGAGAATTTCAAGCTGAGGTGCAAGCCCTGTCTAAAGCTCAACATAGGAATCTTGTTTTGCTTCAAGGATACTGCAAGATTGGCAGTGATAGACTCTTGATCTACTCTTACATGGAGAATGGGAGCTTAGACTATTGGCTCCATGAGAAGTCTGATGGGGGTGCTATGCTGGATTGGAAAACAAGACTCCGTATAGCTCAAGGAGCAGCAAGGGGATTGGCGTACTTGCACCAATCATGTGATCCCCATATACTGCACCGTGATATCAAGTCAAGCAATATCCTTCTAGATGAAAATTTTGACGCTCATTTGGCGGATTTTGGCCTTGCGAGGCTTGTTCTGCCTTCTGACACCCATGTGACGACAGATCTTGTCGGGACTTTGGGCTACATTCCTCCTGAATATGGACAGTCTTCTGTTGCCACTTTTAAAGGTGATGTGTATAGTTTCGGAGTTGTTCTGCTGGAGCTACTTACGGGTAGGAGGCCTGTGGACATGTGCAAACCAAAAGGCAGCAGGGATGTTGTGTCGTGGGCGCTTCagatgaagaaggagaagagggaagcTGAGGTGTTTGATCCACACATACATGATAAGGAGCATAACAGCCAGTTAATTAAGATGCTTGAGATTGCAAGCCTTTGTGTAAGCGAGTCTCCTAAACTGAGGCCTCTAACACAACAATTAGTTGCATGGCTTGATAACATTGGCATCGATGGCCAACTGACAAAATGAGGTGCAAACTTGCAGTGTTGAGTAGCTTTACATGTCCTGCCTCCATTCATCTTTAGCAGTTCAACAGAAATGAAGTTGAGACCTTTGGCGACTCATATGTTTCTCGGTCATGTGCTTGACCTGGCATCATGAAAGCTGGATGTATATAATATTTGCAcatccttgattctgaggttttctttcttttattttctctttctccAAGCAATTTCTTATATTTCTATAGTGGAGCTGAGATCACCACAGACAACAATACACACATGTAGAGCTGTAAGTTAACTTTCCATAAACAAAACTTAGTTTTACTCCAAACTTGGAAAGATATGTATATTTTCTTTTCATTATAAGAGCATTTTggatgcatattttttttctcacagtTAAATGCAATTACTATGTCATTACACATAATTTCTGAAAATTTATCTTCATTTATTTATTCAATAGAGAATATGTGCTTGCAGAATTGAGGTTCATTCTCACATGTCATAACATAACCCATAGCTTGTAAATCATCAAATTTTTCACATGATTTACTTCGTGTCCTTCCATTTTTAATTCATCTTGTTCAAAATGTAGAAGGCTGTTAAGATTTTTAAATGATTTCTGCAAATGCTTTGACTGTTAAAATTGCATATAATTAGGCAAGAAGGAAACTATGCATTTGGTAAGCTGAAGGAAGTTTGTTTACCTGACTTACGTATTGATGAGAGTTATATGCAAATCAATATATACTTGTCAACTTTGAAGGGATAGTGAGCAAGACCGAATCAGTTGACCTCACATGCCCTTCAATTTCTACTCTCTTTATCCTTTATTATTTTTTGGAAAAAGTTGGGGAGACCCTAACACTTTAATTAGAATAATAAAGGTTTCATTTAGATGATGAATTTTTCTAGTCCATAGTTCCATATATATTTGTTCTCACAAAATTATTAGTTAGTAATGAGTGCagtcatatataaattttatgagtGCCATGAAAAGTCTCTGtcgctctctctgtctctctctctcacacacaatgACAGTCTCTGTCGAGAATTAAGTTCATCCATTTTGTACACACACTATAACAGTCTCTGAATAGAATTAACTTCATCCATTTGGTGTGATATGCAATTTCAGTTAACAGGAATTGCATACCGCACATGATGAAGTATAGCTTTATATAATCATTGATACTTCATTGCATCAGCTAACCTCTTTGACTCCAGCATGAGAATCTATAGTTTGTTAATGTGGAGGAAAGGAAAAATTGGAAAACTTGATTGACAATCCACCATGGAAAGGTAAACTTCTTCCCATTCTATTAGAATGACCTTGTATGTTTAGAAAATATAGGTTAGTGTCAAAGACCATGCCATTATTGACCAAGTGTGAAATACTGAGGACTACCTCTCAGAGACTAAATAATCAGAGAGAACCACTCAGCTTTTCAGTTGAAGATGATACTTAAAAGGATGCCTTGAAAACTGAATTCAGTCCTTGAAGAAATACAGAGACATTGCATCTTAGAAGGGGTCTTAGAAATTTCATTTCCATGATCAATTCCCCTGAAGCTTGGTTACTCGTTGCAAGGAAGAAGATGCTATTGCAGTTTATCTTTTGCTTATGTATCGAATCAAGCTTTTACCCTGCCTGTCAGGGCAGGAAGGAAAAGGAAGGGTAAGGATGAGCTAGCAATTCATATGCACCACATAAGTTATGAAGTCAGCTGTGTGTCAGTGAGAAGAATGATTTGTACCTTTTTCCATCTACTGAATAGTATTTGGCCTTATCTTCTATATTGTAAGTCATATTTTTATGCAGCTTtgttttcatcattttatttggAAGTCTGAAGGATATTATGTGTTATGTGACACCAGCTCGGCA is a genomic window containing:
- the LOC105055367 gene encoding phytosulfokine receptor 1-like; amino-acid sequence: MGNRGGYSAPLLMSTWWSCCLVFLFQALLGYSQNQSCQIKDLNALRGFLKGLDFGIPGWSLNESSSNCCNWSGVRCDSSSSGRVIGLDLHNRSLKGSISDSLAGLDRLKSLNLSSNLLQGSVPQNLFQLPLLESLDLSLNNLSGSILSNLSLPSIRVFNISGNSFKDSHPILAGSRNLIKFDVSTNDFSGAINPGICNYSARVQVLCFSMNKFSGDFPVGFGNCRSLVELSLAMNWITGTLPDDLFTLSSLTQLYLQENLLSGPVGSKLGNLSNLVRLDLSSNSFLGSIPDIFDRLTKLECFSGSSNNFSGRLPASLSNSSVLRVLNLRNNSLTGEIHLNFTSLVRLNALDLGSNLFSGRIPYDLPQCVELKTINLARNHLIGEIPHSFQNFVALSYLSLTGNHFSNISSALQILQSCPNLTSLVLTKNFQDGEMMPSAGIEGFEKMEVLVIANCLLSGSIPPWLANLTRLNVLDISWNHLSGNIPSWLGNLEYLFYLDISNNSLTGQIPDSLTKMKSLTSSNITQQGPSMQDFPFYIKRNSTGKGLQYNQVSSFPPSLILCHNKLVGPILPGFGDLVKLHALDLGWNNLSGTIPEELSGMLSLEFLDLSHNNLSGSIPSSLAKLSFLSSFNVAYNDLVGQIPTGGQFLTFSSDDFIGNPGLCGIHSSPCSTGTPSESVSRRRKNKGVVVSMALGIGLGTVFILAFIYFAVSRTNSRRQEDNAKVVADADENLESAGSSLVLLFQNKDNKGLSINDIIKATNNFDQTYIIGCGGFGLVYKATLPNGRKVAIKRLSGDYFQMEREFQAEVQALSKAQHRNLVLLQGYCKIGSDRLLIYSYMENGSLDYWLHEKSDGGAMLDWKTRLRIAQGAARGLAYLHQSCDPHILHRDIKSSNILLDENFDAHLADFGLARLVLPSDTHVTTDLVGTLGYIPPEYGQSSVATFKGDVYSFGVVLLELLTGRRPVDMCKPKGSRDVVSWALQMKKEKREAEVFDPHIHDKEHNSQLIKMLEIASLCVSESPKLRPLTQQLVAWLDNIGIDGQLTK